TCTTTGTGTACCCAGTTTCGGGAATTATGAAGCTGTGGCACCTGCTCACGCACAATTTCTTTGAAGAACAAACTGCGTGGCTAATGTCCATTGTGCTGCTAGTTCTCACCGTCCGCTCACTCATTGCGCCACTGACGTGGTACTCCGTGCGCAGCGGGCGCATCGCCGCGCTGCTGCGGCCGGCCAAGGCAGCAATGCCACCTGCTACTACCCCCGAGGACTACCAGGCCAACAAAGATGCTGTCGATGCCCTGCACAAAGAGCACAACTTCAACCCCGCCGTGGGCTGTCTCCCGCCGCTGATCATGCTCCCGGTCTTCATCGGCCTCTACCAAGTAGTACTGCGCATGGCGCGGCCGACATTTGAAGGCCGCATTGGTTTCATCTCCGCCGAAGAAGTCCAATCCTTCCGTGAAACCACCCTCAACGGCGTGCCCATCCCGGCGTTTATCTCCATGCCTGAATCCTGGGCCACCGACCTGGCCGTGGACCCTGCCCTCGTGCGGGAGAAGGCTCTTCCTTGGCTGATTCTGGCCATCTCATTCACCGTCATCAACATGTGCATCTCCACCACGCGCATGTTCTGGACCACGAACTTCAACACCAAGCTCTCACGCCGTATCTTCATCTTCTCGCTGGTGTTCATCGTGCTCATTCCGCTGCTGCTGAGCTACATCGCCTTCCACGGACCAATCCCACTGGCGGTTATCTTCTACTGGTTCTGCACCAACCTCTACACCCTGACGTTGACCATTATCTGCCAAATTGTGCTGGCCAAGAAGTATCCACTGAGCGAAGAAGTCCACGAAATGCGCCGCAAGTCCATCGCGGATTTCAAGGATTACCGCAAGCTCAGTTCCAGTGAGAAGAAAGAGCTTCAGGCAAACGCCAAGGCTGATAAGAAGCAGGAAGCGGAGATCCGCCGCGAGGCGTCCAAGATCCGTGTCGCCAAGCGCAGGGCCGAGCTGCAGGCAAAAAGAAACTCAGGCACTAAGCCGGAGGAAAAGAAGCAAGAGCCTAAAGAAGACTCGGCAGAGGGGACCGAAGACTAGATGGAGTAGTCTGCTGGCGGTTCAGACAACATCTGTACTGCCAGGCCACGCGCGGTGTGCAGCGGGCCAATCGCGCGCATTAAGCGGGCACCAGACATGCCGCCGTCGAGGAAGATGAGCAGCTGATCCGCCTGGCTATCTGATGGGTAGCCGTTAATCTCATTGAGCAGTTCCGTCATGGTGGCATGCATCCACCGACGATGCTCCAAACAGGCCGCAACAATCCCGCGCTCCGCATCCGACTCCGGACGTGGATATTCACCAGCAGCGTTTAAGAAGTGCGAGCCGCGGAATTCCTTGCCGGGCTCTTCATCAATAGCCATGTCAAAGAAGGCCAAAATCTTGCCCTGCGGGTCACTAACCTCAGCGGTACGCTGCGCCCACGCTTCACGGTATTGCTCATCCAAAGTTTCCACATAAGCAATAACCAACGCGTCTTTAGAGCCAAACAGGGAATACAGCGACGCCTTCGCCACGTCAGCTTCGCGCAGAATACGGTCAATACCAATAACGCGAATGCCTTCAGTGGTAAAAAGATTCGTCGCGGATGCCAACAGTCGATGACGTGGACTCGGGCGATTACGGCGCGACTTCTTCTGGGTCACTGTGACATCCTTTCTTCGGTAGCCTGGCTGCAGACACAACTAAACCGGTTCATCTACACAATATAGACAAACCGGTTTGTTCGCTACTAACCGGGTGGGTAATTATTCACCCGGACAAGCGTCTAACTCTACTTATTCCTAGTTCTTCTTAGTTCGCGGACTTGGAGCGAATAGCGCCCACAATCCACAGAAGCAGACAAGCGCCAAGGACAGCGGTGAACAGCGTCCAGATCCAGCCGCCGCTACCCAGGCCTACGCGCGAGAGCAGCCAGCCGCCGAGAATACCGCCGACGATACCGACGATGATGTTTGTTAGAAGACCGTGGTCACGCTTCATGATCTTTTCTGCCAAGAAGCCGGCGATTGCGCCAATGATAATCCAGCCGATAATACCCATGAGTTATTCCTCCTCGCGGGCTGAAACAGCCACATCATTTTTGTGTGAGACTACAGTTTCAGCTCAAATCTATCCTGTGGTTCTTAATAAATCGGGTCTGGCCTAATGCCTTCATGTTTCGAAGTCAAAAGGCTCTGTGTTCCATAGTGCCACTTAAACTCCGGGTGGTAAACGTGGGGAGGTAGAATGTTTGTAAACTGTAATAAAACTTCTAAAGGCTCCAACCACCTTTCTCAGCGGTTGGAGCCTTGAATCTATCTGATACTTCTAGCCTTCGGCTGCCTCTTCATCACCGATGTAAGACTCCGGGCGAACCACCATCAGCGGGCAAGGAGAGGACTGCAGCAGTGCACGCGAGGTCGAGCCAAGCAGCATGCCGCGGAAGCCACCACGGCCGTGAGAGCCGACAACCAGCAGTTGTGCACCAGCCGCCGCATCAGTCAGTGCACGTACTGGACGGTCACGAGCGATGATACGGGTCACCTTGACCTCTGGGTACTCATTTTCAAAGGATTCCAGACGCTCAGAGAGCAACTCGCCCTGTTCACGCTCAATCTCAGACCATTCAGCCTGCGCTGCCGCAAGACCGGCCAATGAGGTCTGCGCCTGCATGTCCATCCAAGTGTGGATAGCCACCAGCTCAGTACCGCGAGCCTGTGCTTCACGGAATGCGTAGGAGGTTGCCTTCTGGGAGACCTCAGAACCGTCCACACCAACCACGACTGGGCCGTACTTGTTGTTCTCGGTCACCTCGTTGTTGTCACGAACAACAACCACTGGGCAGTGCGCGTGGGATACAACGTTGGCGGAGACAGAACCCATGACCATGCCGGACAGTCCACCCATACCGCGGGAGCCCATGACAATCATGGTGACGTCGTGCGACATCTCCAACAGCATGTCAATTGGGGAACCCTCAGCAATGGTGTGACCAATCTTCAGGTCTGGGAAAGCCTCGTGTGCAATAACGCGAGCTTCCTCAATGCGACCTGCGGTCTCATTCTGGAGGTCTTCGTAGAGTTCTTTTGGTGGAACCATTCCCTCCGCGTAGAGGAACTGCGGCATGGTGTAGCTGGATGCAATCCGCAATGGGATTCCACGCTTGGTTGCGGTATTCGCTGCCCACAGGACGGCGTTCTTTGAGGCTTCCGACCCGTCTACTGCTACAACAACGATGTCTTCTTTTGCCATGATGTTCCCTTCCTCAGTTTCAGCCAGTAAACGGCGATTCCGCACTGGTCAGGTGAAATTCTACGGGATGAAATGATTTCATTACCTACAGTTAAGTATAGCTGCTTATTACCATTCGAACAGGTTGTTATACCCTATTTAGAGGGCAAAATACGTAAACTGCAGTGGTAATGGCTATTTGGTTGCTACCTGGATCGCCTCAGCGGCACCTTTGCCGTTGTCAATTACTGCACCCTCCGCGTTGGATGGGTAGAGCAGCATGTAGAGGAATTCGCCTGCTTTCGCGAGCTGGGCGCCGATGCCCTCAGAAGAAAATTGAATTGCTGGTTCAAGGAGTGCATTAAAATCCATGGGAAATAGACTATCGCATCAGCGTAAGGGCTACAGCCCCCTGCCCATTAAAGATGGACTCAATCCCACCCGAGTGCGGGTACCGGCAGAGGTTGCGCCCATTAGGGCGTTCGATTTCCTCATGGAAGTCATCCAAACTCAACGGCACCGTCACCCTGACGATGATGCGGTGGCCTTGCAGGAGCGTTTCAATAAACGCGAGGTAGTGGTTTTCGATGCCACCCCGATCTACCCCTCCACTGAACTCTCAGCGGAGCAGGACGTTTTCTTCTACCGCACTCCGGCACCAGAGACACCCGTCCCCTATGACATTCCCATTGTCTATGAGGATGCGGACATTCTCGTGGCTGATAAGCCGTCCTTTATGGCCACGATGCCGCGTGCACGCCACATCGTGGAAACAGCAACTGTGAAGCTACGTCGCTCGACCGGAATCGATGACCTCGCGCCAGCGCACCGACTGGACCGCCTGACATCAGGACTTTTGTTGTTTACTAAGCACCGTGAAGTCCGCGGCGCCTATCAAACGCTCTTCGCCCGCCGCGAAGTACAAAAGACCTACAGCGCCATCGCCGACTACAAGGACTTCCACACACCAGTGCTCTGGGAATCACGCATGGAGAAGACGCCCGGTGAAATTCAAGGAAGGATTGAACAAGGCGATATCAACGCCATCACCAGCCTGGTGGCAGTCAATCCGCTGACGTCGGATGAGCAACAGGCCATGGATGACATCCACGGAAAGCAACAACAGCTCGCGCGTTATACCCTCGCCCCCAAGACAGGTAAGACACATCAGCTAAGACTGCACATGTGGGCTGCAGGCGTCCCTATTCTAGGAGACCCTGTCTATCCCATCATTTATCCTGTTGACGCCGAGGACATGAATATCCCAATGCACCTCACCGCCGCGCAGCTGGAATTCATTGACCCCCTCAGCGGCAAACCCCGCGAGTTCCACACCACATTGACCTTTTAACAGAACCAGTGTCCTCTATATGGGGGCTTTCCCACCAACCCAAAAGAGCCAAAACGCACAAGAAGGAAGGCTAGGAAGAACATTATGTTCTTCCTAGCCTTCCTTCTATATTCAATTGTTTTTTGTTTTATGTCGGCGGTAACTTACTCTCCCACACCCTCCCGGGTGCAGTACCATCAGCGCGGGCAGGCTTAGCTTCCGGGTTCGGAATGGATATCCGGGCGTTTCCCTGCCGCTATGGCCACCGACAAATCATCGGAACAATCAGTGTTCTGATGCTATGGGTGTTGTGTCAGATACTGCATAGTGGACGCGTTGCACGGCTCAGATAATAATTATCTGTCGTGTTCTTATTTTTTTGAGTATTTTCTCGTTACGATTGCGATACCAAACCAGTCACAGCGTGACTTATGTGTTTGGTGTGTTTGTTTGTTGGTGTATTAGTACCAGTAGCCTTAACATTTTACAATGCGTACAGGTCTGGCCTATCAACCCTATAGTCTGTAGGGAACCTCAACAGAAACCTCATCTTAAAACAGGCTTCCCGCTTAGATGCTTTCAGCGGTTATCCCTTCCGTACGTAGCCAACCAGCAATGCTC
This region of Corynebacterium casei LMG S-19264 genomic DNA includes:
- the yidC gene encoding membrane protein insertase YidC; translation: MFDIFVYPVSGIMKLWHLLTHNFFEEQTAWLMSIVLLVLTVRSLIAPLTWYSVRSGRIAALLRPAKAAMPPATTPEDYQANKDAVDALHKEHNFNPAVGCLPPLIMLPVFIGLYQVVLRMARPTFEGRIGFISAEEVQSFRETTLNGVPIPAFISMPESWATDLAVDPALVREKALPWLILAISFTVINMCISTTRMFWTTNFNTKLSRRIFIFSLVFIVLIPLLLSYIAFHGPIPLAVIFYWFCTNLYTLTLTIICQIVLAKKYPLSEEVHEMRRKSIADFKDYRKLSSSEKKELQANAKADKKQEAEIRREASKIRVAKRRAELQAKRNSGTKPEEKKQEPKEDSAEGTED
- a CDS encoding TetR/AcrR family transcriptional regulator — its product is MTQKKSRRNRPSPRHRLLASATNLFTTEGIRVIGIDRILREADVAKASLYSLFGSKDALVIAYVETLDEQYREAWAQRTAEVSDPQGKILAFFDMAIDEEPGKEFRGSHFLNAAGEYPRPESDAERGIVAACLEHRRWMHATMTELLNEINGYPSDSQADQLLIFLDGGMSGARLMRAIGPLHTARGLAVQMLSEPPADYSI
- a CDS encoding GlsB/YeaQ/YmgE family stress response membrane protein translates to MGIIGWIIIGAIAGFLAEKIMKRDHGLLTNIIVGIVGGILGGWLLSRVGLGSGGWIWTLFTAVLGACLLLWIVGAIRSKSAN
- a CDS encoding universal stress protein, translated to MAKEDIVVVAVDGSEASKNAVLWAANTATKRGIPLRIASSYTMPQFLYAEGMVPPKELYEDLQNETAGRIEEARVIAHEAFPDLKIGHTIAEGSPIDMLLEMSHDVTMIVMGSRGMGGLSGMVMGSVSANVVSHAHCPVVVVRDNNEVTENNKYGPVVVGVDGSEVSQKATSYAFREAQARGTELVAIHTWMDMQAQTSLAGLAAAQAEWSEIEREQGELLSERLESFENEYPEVKVTRIIARDRPVRALTDAAAGAQLLVVGSHGRGGFRGMLLGSTSRALLQSSPCPLMVVRPESYIGDEEAAEG
- a CDS encoding pseudouridine synthase, whose product is MGNRLSHQRKGYSPLPIKDGLNPTRVRVPAEVAPIRAFDFLMEVIQTQRHRHPDDDAVALQERFNKREVVVFDATPIYPSTELSAEQDVFFYRTPAPETPVPYDIPIVYEDADILVADKPSFMATMPRARHIVETATVKLRRSTGIDDLAPAHRLDRLTSGLLLFTKHREVRGAYQTLFARREVQKTYSAIADYKDFHTPVLWESRMEKTPGEIQGRIEQGDINAITSLVAVNPLTSDEQQAMDDIHGKQQQLARYTLAPKTGKTHQLRLHMWAAGVPILGDPVYPIIYPVDAEDMNIPMHLTAAQLEFIDPLSGKPREFHTTLTF